The DNA sequence AAATGAAAGCGGTGATGTTTCGCAGCTATGCCGGATTACTGCGTTTTCGTCCTGAAGATGGGCTGGAAGTCATTGTCCGAGGGCGTGTCAGTGTGTACCCCGCGCGTGGCGACTTGCAGTTGTATGTGTCGGTTATGGAGCCGCGCGGAGTTGGAGCGCAACAACTCGCGCTTGAGCAACTCAAAGCCGCATTAGCTGCAGAGGGTCTTTTTGCTGCAGAGCGTAAACGTCCGCTGCCGTTCTTTCCGCGCTGTATCGGCATTGTGACCGCGCTTACCGGTGCGGCTATTCACGATATGCTAACGATTCTCTACCAACGTTGTCCGTATACGCACGTCATTGTCCGTTCGACGAAGGTGCAAGGGGTCGGGGCAGGTATTGAGATCGCTGCTGGTATCCGCGATCTCAATGAGCATGGAGAGGCAGAGGTGGTCATTGTCGGACGTGGAGGTGGGTCACGCGAAGATCTGAACGCGTTTAACGAAGAAGTGGTGGCACGAGCAATTGCCGCTTCTGCGGTGCCGGTGGTCGCCGCAGTTGGGCATGAGATTGATTTGAGTATTGCCGACTTGGTTGCCGATCGTCGTGCGCCCACACCGACTGCCGCAGCAGAGATGGTGATGCCGCGGTGGGAAGATCTTCGCTCGCATGTCGAGGATCGCTATCAGGCCCTCTTTTCTGCTATTTCTCGACAACTCCAGCAACATCAAGATGAGGTCGAGCATCTACAGAAACGTCTACGAGATCCACGCCAGACTATTGCCACAAAGCGAGAACAGGTGCGCACCATGCTGGCACGCCTGACGACCGCCTTTGCACGACGGCAGGAGCAGGCTCGAAGCCAGTGGCAAGAATTGACCACCGCACTGAACAGCTTAAGCCCTCTTGCAGTTTTAGGTCGTGGCTATAGTTTGACACGGACGGTTCCTGAGGGAAAAGTGGTTGCCGATGCAACGTCCCTCACTCCCGGTGACTCGGTGCGTCTCACGTTTGCGAAGGGGGAAGCGCGAGCCACCATTACTGAGGTCAGCGGATAAATGAAAAAACCCCCGGCAAAATTTGAGGATGCGCTCCAGGTGTTGGAGACGATCGTCAATAAACTGGAACGCGGCGATTTATCGTTGGAAGAAGCGCTGTCCGCATATGAGGAAGGAGTCGCTCTGGTGCGTCACCTCGGGGCCAAACTCACTGACGTGGAAAAACGCGTTGACGTCCTCACCCAAAATGCCGACGGTCTCTTTCAACTTACACCACTTACGGAAGATGAAGACGAACAGTGAACTTACAAGAATACTTGGATGCACGGAGTATATTGGTTGATCGCGCGTTAGACAAACTGCTGCCTGCGGGGAAAGCGGTGCCGCGCACCCTCGATAAGTCGATGCGATACAGTTTGTTTTCCGGTGGCAAGCGAGTACGACCGATTCTTGCGCTCGCCAGTGGTGAAGCGGTGGGTGCTCCACCCTCGCGGGTGCTGCCTTTTGCGTGCGCGTTAGAGATGATTCATTCCTATTCGCTGGTGCATGACGATCTGCCAGCGATGGATGACGACGATCTGCGCCGTGGCAAACCAACCAATCACGTTGTATTTGGTGAAGGGATTGCGGTCCTCGCTGGCGATGGTCTTTTGACCGAGGCCTTTCGCGTAATGGCTGAAGCTGCTCTTCGTCCGGGGCAAGATCGTACCGCTGCCTTACGTGCAGTACAGGAAGTTGCCCTGGGAGCAGGAGCTGGAGGAATGGTTGGCGGACAAGTGGCGGATATTGAAGCAGAGAATAAAAAACCGACCAAAGCGCTTGTCGAATACATTCATTCACGCAAAACGGCAGCGTTGCTCCGCGCGTCTGTTCGTGCTGGAGCGTTAGTCGGTGGGGCGACCGCGCGTCAATTTGCGCAATTAGATCGATACGGCACCGCTATCGGCCTCGCGTTCCAGGTGGCCGACGATATTCTTGATATTGAAGGTGGCACAGCAAAAACTGGCAAACGTGAAGGACGCGACGCGGAATTACATAAAGTGACATATCCCGCAGCGGTGGGAATGGCCAAAGCCAAAGCTCGTGCGCGTGAATTAATGACTGAAGCGCTGGCTGCGGTGCAACCGCTCGGCGAGCGTGCCGAACCGCTCCGACAGATCGTAAAATTCGTTGTCGAACGTGCCGTACAACCGTAAGTGTGACAGAACGCAAACGCCTCGATCTTCTTGTTGTCGAACGTGGGTTGGTTGACAGCCGTGAGCAAGCACGACGGCTCATCATGGCCGGAGCCGTCGTGGTCAATGACCAGCGGATCGATAAGCCGGGAACGCTCGTTCCGTTGGCTGCGGCAGTGCGGATCAAAGATGAGGAGCGATCACCGTATGTGAGTCGAGGCGGACAGAAACTTGAGGCAGCGCTACGCGAGTTTCATATCGATGTGCACGAGGTCACAGCGCTTGACGTCGGCGCCTCAACCGGAGGGTTCACCGACTGCTTGTTGCAGCACGGCGCACGAAAAGTGTTCGCGGTCGATGTCGGTTATGGCCAGCTTGCCTGGACGTTACGACAGGATCCTCGTGTCGTGTCGATTGAACGGACCAACATTCGTACGCTTGACCCAACGGTCTTCGATGAGACGCCGACACTGGCGGTGATCGACGCGTCATTTATTTCGTTGGTGTTAGTCATTCCAAAAGTCCTTGAGTTGATTGCTGCCCAGGGGACGATTATCGCGTTGATCAAGCCGCAGTTTGAAGTTGGGAAAGGAAAAGTTGGCAAAGGCGGTGTGGTTCGAGATCCAGAACTGCATGCAGAAGTCGTAGACCGCCTGCGTGCGCAAAGCGAAAACTGGAACGTCGAGGTGAAGGGCGTTATCGAGTCTCCGCTGCTGGGGCCGAAAGGCAACAAGGAGTTTCTTTTATACCTGCAAAAACGCTAAACTCAGAAAGTCACAGATACGACTATATATGACTGGACCATCTCATCGACTCATGGCCGCTTCTGGAGCGATCCTGTGTGGCGCATCTCCGGTTGAAGCCGGACTGGCTGTCTTGGGCGGGACGCTTCCTGACCGCGTTGAGGCAGTTGGGCTCCCGCATCGCGGCGTTTCGCATTGGCCGTGGCCGTGGGCACTGGCGATATGGTCACTGTGGTCGCAGCAGACGCCCTGGGGGACCCTGGCCGGCTGGTGGCTGACGGGAGCGCTATTTCACATTGGTGCGGACCTCTTCACAGTTGGTGGGGTCCCGCTGTTGTTGCCAAACTGGCGTTGGCGGTTGGGAGTCATTCATAACGGGAGCTATGGGGAGTACATCACAGTCGCCTTTTTTATCCTGGCTGCGGTGATGCGCTATTTTCATTTGCAAATTGTGCCGGTGAGCGGAGTGTGAGCATCCTCGGGGCAGGAGTAACCTGCAGATCATTTCCAGTCAGTTGAATCTCCAAGCGCGGGTGCTTGCTCATCCTCAATGGAGCGGGCAGCTGAGGGAGGAGGTCGCTCCCGGCCAACGCGTGGCGCAGTTACGCAAAGAGCGGGGACTCACGCAGCAAGAGCTGGCCGAGCGCTTAGGGATCTCCCAGCCTGTGGTGTCCGATTATGAATGTGGCGCGTTGCGCTTACATGAGGGGAGCTGAGTGAAACAGAGCGGGAAGAGTTAGAAGCACTCGTGGAGTTGAGTGAAACGATTGCGCTGTTACGGGGCGAAGCGCTGAAGGTCTTAGGCCGTACTTTGTCATGAGCGTGTCGTGGGCAGAACTCCGGCAATTGGTCGCTACCCGAGCCGGGCAGCGCTGTGAATATTGTCGGATGCACCAGGAGCTGCAAGGCGCAGAGTTTCATGTCGATCATATCGTGCCGCGCAAACTCGGTGGTAGTGATGAGCTGGAGAATCTCGCCTGGGCGTGTCCCGGCTGTAATCTGGCCAAGGCCCAGCGGGTGAGACTGCGCGATCCGCTCAGCGGCCAG is a window from the Deltaproteobacteria bacterium genome containing:
- a CDS encoding metal-dependent hydrolase; the encoded protein is MTGPSHRLMAASGAILCGASPVEAGLAVLGGTLPDRVEAVGLPHRGVSHWPWPWALAIWSLWSQQTPWGTLAGWWLTGALFHIGADLFTVGGVPLLLPNWRWRLGVIHNGSYGEYITVAFFILAAVMRYFHLQIVPVSGV
- a CDS encoding HNH endonuclease: MSVSWAELRQLVATRAGQRCEYCRMHQELQGAEFHVDHIVPRKLGGSDELENLAWACPGCNLAKAQRVRLRDPLSGQEMALFHLIVDNRFFRLACRHC
- a CDS encoding polyprenyl synthetase family protein translates to MNLQEYLDARSILVDRALDKLLPAGKAVPRTLDKSMRYSLFSGGKRVRPILALASGEAVGAPPSRVLPFACALEMIHSYSLVHDDLPAMDDDDLRRGKPTNHVVFGEGIAVLAGDGLLTEAFRVMAEAALRPGQDRTAALRAVQEVALGAGAGGMVGGQVADIEAENKKPTKALVEYIHSRKTAALLRASVRAGALVGGATARQFAQLDRYGTAIGLAFQVADDILDIEGGTAKTGKREGRDAELHKVTYPAAVGMAKAKARARELMTEALAAVQPLGERAEPLRQIVKFVVERAVQP
- a CDS encoding exodeoxyribonuclease VII small subunit; this translates as MKKPPAKFEDALQVLETIVNKLERGDLSLEEALSAYEEGVALVRHLGAKLTDVEKRVDVLTQNADGLFQLTPLTEDEDEQ
- a CDS encoding TlyA family RNA methyltransferase; translated protein: MRCRTCRTTVSVTERKRLDLLVVERGLVDSREQARRLIMAGAVVVNDQRIDKPGTLVPLAAAVRIKDEERSPYVSRGGQKLEAALREFHIDVHEVTALDVGASTGGFTDCLLQHGARKVFAVDVGYGQLAWTLRQDPRVVSIERTNIRTLDPTVFDETPTLAVIDASFISLVLVIPKVLELIAAQGTIIALIKPQFEVGKGKVGKGGVVRDPELHAEVVDRLRAQSENWNVEVKGVIESPLLGPKGNKEFLLYLQKR
- the xseA gene encoding exodeoxyribonuclease VII large subunit, which codes for MSTIPAWLDRPNVLTISDLTAQIRDQLEEEFKDVWVVGELSSFRAPSSGHLYFTLKDEECQMKAVMFRSYAGLLRFRPEDGLEVIVRGRVSVYPARGDLQLYVSVMEPRGVGAQQLALEQLKAALAAEGLFAAERKRPLPFFPRCIGIVTALTGAAIHDMLTILYQRCPYTHVIVRSTKVQGVGAGIEIAAGIRDLNEHGEAEVVIVGRGGGSREDLNAFNEEVVARAIAASAVPVVAAVGHEIDLSIADLVADRRAPTPTAAAEMVMPRWEDLRSHVEDRYQALFSAISRQLQQHQDEVEHLQKRLRDPRQTIATKREQVRTMLARLTTAFARRQEQARSQWQELTTALNSLSPLAVLGRGYSLTRTVPEGKVVADATSLTPGDSVRLTFAKGEARATITEVSG
- a CDS encoding helix-turn-helix transcriptional regulator, encoding MQIISSQLNLQARVLAHPQWSGQLREEVAPGQRVAQLRKERGLTQQELAERLGISQPVVSDYECGALRLHEGS